In Juglans microcarpa x Juglans regia isolate MS1-56 chromosome 7D, Jm3101_v1.0, whole genome shotgun sequence, the following are encoded in one genomic region:
- the LOC121239646 gene encoding uncharacterized protein LOC121239646, whose amino-acid sequence MALRTSSLLTAVQLEAENSNGAPAPRIPSPLPRLSFSKPCWVVRTESNVRKEVRKQPDPPCVVCKGSGRADCHHCRGRGRTNFVHLAMLPKGEWPEWCRTCGGSGLSYCSRCVGTGEYRYIMGFHFMKMDANHTQDQKKYEVQGDRERGSAADLLLNEE is encoded by the exons ATGGCATTGAGAACATCGAGCTTACTGACAGCCGTCCAATTGGAGGCCGAAAATTCTAACGGTGCGCCTGCTCCACGGATTCCGAGCCCCTTGCCCCGTCTCTCCTTCTCTAAGCCCTGTTGGGTCGTCAGGACGGAG TCAAATGTTCGGAAAGAAGTAAGAAAGCAGCCAGATCCACCTTGTGTAGTCTGTAAAGGGAGTGGAAGGGCTGATTGCCATCATTGTCGTGGAAGAG GAAGGACGAACTTTGTGCATTTAGCAATGCTTCCTAAAGGCGAATGGCCAGAATG GTGCAGGACTTGTGGTGGAAGTGGTCTCAGCTACTGCTCTCGCTGCGTTGGGACTGGGGAGTATAGGTATATAATGGGCTTCCATTTCATGAAGATGGATGCCAATCACACCCAAGATCAGAAAAAGTATGAGGTCCAAGGTGACCGAGAACGCGGTAGCGCCGCAGATTTACTTCTAAATGAAGAATAA
- the LOC121239645 gene encoding WD-40 repeat-containing protein MSI1 — protein sequence MGKDEEEMRGEIEERLINEEYKIWKKNTPFLYDLVITHALEWPSLTVEWLPDREEPPGKDYSVQKMILGTHTSENEPNYLMLAQVQLPLEDSENDARHYDDDRADVGGFGCANGKVQIIQQINHDGEVNRARYMPQNPFIIATKTVSAEVYVFDYSKHPSKPPLDGACSPDLRLRGHNTEGYGLSWSKFKQGHLLSGSDDAQICLWDINASPKNKSLDATQIFKVHEGVVEDVAWHLRHEYLFGSVGDDQHLLIWDLRTPSVSKPVQSVIAHQSEVNCLAFNPFNEWVVATGSTDKTVKLFDLRKISTALHTFDCHKEEVFQVGWNPKNETILASCCLGRRLMVWDLSRIDEEQTPEDAEDGPPELLFIHGGHTSKISDFSWNPCEDWVVASVAEDNILQIWQMAENIYHDEDDLPEETTRAA from the exons ATGGGAAAAGACGAGGAGGAGATGAGGGGGGAGATCGAGGAGAGGCTCATAAATGAGGAGTACAAGATATGGAAGAAGAACACCCCCTTCCTCTACGATCTGGTCATTACCCACGCCCTCGAGTGGCCTTCTCTCACTGTCGAGTGGCTTCCGGACCGAGAGGAGCCCCCCGGCAAGGATTATTCCGTCCAGAAGATGATCCTCGGCACCCACACCTCCGAAAACGAGCCCAATTACCTTATGCTAGCCCAGGTCCAGCTCCCTCTCGAGGACTCCGAGAACGACGCCCGCCACTACGATGACGACCGCGCCGATGTCGGTGGCTTCGGCTGCGCCAATGGCAAG GTGCAAATAATCCAGCAAATAAATCACGATGGAGAGGTTAATCGTGCTCGCTATATGCCTCAAAACCCGTTTATTATCGCCACTAAGACAGTTAGTGCCGAAGTTTATGTTTTTGATTATAGCAAACACCCATCTAAGCCTCCTCTAGATGGGGCGTGTAGTCCTGACTTACGGTTGAGGGGCCACAACACTGAAGGATATGGCTTATCCTGGAGTAAGTTTAAGCAGGGCCATTTACTGAGTGGCTCTGATGATGCTCAGATATGCTTGTGGGATATTAATGCAAGTCCAAAGAACAAAAGCCTCGACGCCACACAAATTTTTAAG GTTCATGAAGGTGTTGTAGAAGATGTAGCTTGGCATCTGAGGCACGAATACTTATTTGGTTCAGTTGGTGATGATCAGCACCTGCTTATATGGGATCTCCGGACTCCATCAGTTAGCAAGCCTGTCCAATCCGTCATCGCTCATCAAAGTGAG GTAAACTGCTTAGCTTTCAATCCCTTTAACGAGTGGGTTGTTGCAACTGGGTCTACTGATAAAACCGTCAAGTTGTTTGATCTACGCAAGATCAGCACTGCACTCCACACCTTTGATTGTCACAA GGAGGAAGTTTTCCAAGTTGGTTGGAATCCAAAAAATGAGACTATATTAGCTTCTTGTTGCCTTGGTAGGAGACTCATGGTGTGGGATCTTAGCAG GATTGATGAAGAACAAACGCCAGAGGATGCTGAAGATGGACCGCCAGAGTTACTCTTTATTCATGGTGGTCACACGAGTAAAATATCCGATTTTTCTTGGAACCCGTGTGAAGATTGGGTTGTTGCTAGCGTAGCTGAGGATAACATACTTCAAATCTGGCAGATGGCAGAGAACATCTACCATGATGAAGATGATTTACCAGAAGAAACGACAAGGGCTGCTTAG